The proteins below are encoded in one region of Nitrospira sp. SG-bin1:
- a CDS encoding serine protease: MYKLTTPIVGPGLVLCLMLLTCPALAEDIIVANYEGVINPVAAEYLHDALALAQSSSAQALILKLDTPGGLDTSMRLMIKDMTASSIPVIVFVAPSGGRAASAGVFITMAAHVAAMAPGTNIGAAHPVAMGGGEMDNTMKEKVENDAVAYIKSIAEQRGRNVSWAEDAVRKSVSVTEQEALKLRIIDVIAEDIPTLLKYLQGRTIALPHGSITLPKETATLREFPMGTRLELLKILSDPNIAYLLMSIGTIGIMAELYSPGAILPGIIGAISLILAFYSLQSLPVNYAGALLVVLGVVFLLLEISVTSYGLLALGGVAAMTLGGLLLIKSDAPYLQVSLSFLLPTVMTLGSLIGIIAWTAVKSTRGRPVTGAEGMIGSIGIAKTDLNPRGQITLHGEIWEAVSHAPIRQGEPAEVLGIEGLTVKVAPTNR, encoded by the coding sequence ATGTATAAGCTCACAACACCGATTGTGGGTCCAGGATTGGTCCTGTGTTTGATGCTGTTAACCTGCCCCGCGCTCGCCGAAGACATCATCGTCGCAAACTACGAAGGGGTCATTAATCCTGTCGCAGCGGAGTATCTGCACGATGCCCTCGCGTTGGCCCAATCATCGAGTGCACAAGCCCTCATCTTAAAACTCGATACTCCCGGAGGACTGGACACGTCCATGCGCTTGATGATCAAAGACATGACAGCCTCGTCTATTCCGGTGATCGTGTTCGTCGCTCCTTCCGGAGGCCGTGCCGCCTCGGCAGGTGTCTTCATCACGATGGCGGCCCATGTGGCCGCCATGGCGCCGGGCACCAACATCGGAGCCGCACATCCGGTGGCGATGGGTGGCGGTGAGATGGACAACACGATGAAGGAGAAGGTGGAAAACGACGCGGTCGCGTACATCAAAAGTATCGCCGAACAGCGTGGACGAAACGTCTCATGGGCCGAAGACGCAGTTCGAAAAAGCGTCTCCGTGACCGAGCAAGAAGCCTTAAAACTCCGTATCATCGACGTGATCGCGGAAGACATCCCCACATTATTGAAATACCTCCAAGGACGAACGATTGCTCTTCCTCACGGATCAATCACGCTCCCGAAAGAGACCGCTACGCTCCGTGAATTCCCGATGGGAACTCGCCTGGAACTGCTCAAGATCTTGAGCGATCCCAATATCGCCTACCTTCTCATGTCCATTGGGACAATCGGGATTATGGCCGAACTCTACAGCCCCGGCGCCATCCTGCCCGGTATCATCGGCGCCATCAGCTTGATCTTGGCGTTCTATTCACTTCAGTCGCTTCCCGTGAACTACGCGGGCGCGCTTCTTGTGGTGCTCGGCGTGGTTTTCCTCCTGCTCGAAATTTCGGTCACCAGCTATGGGTTGCTCGCGCTGGGCGGCGTGGCGGCGATGACGTTGGGCGGTTTGTTGCTTATTAAGAGCGACGCACCGTATTTGCAAGTGTCTCTATCCTTTTTATTGCCGACAGTCATGACGCTCGGATCCTTGATTGGAATCATTGCCTGGACAGCCGTCAAGAGTACCCGCGGCAGACCGGTTACGGGAGCAGAGGGCATGATCGGCTCGATCGGGATCGCCAAGACCGACCTCAATCCTCGCGGTCAGATTACGCTACATGGAGAAATCTGGGAGGCAGTGAGCCATGCCCCGATAAGGCAGGGAGAACCCGCAGAAGTACTGGGGATTGAGGGACTGACCGTAAAGGTGGCCCCGACCAACAGATAA
- a CDS encoding tRNA (adenine-N1)-methyltransferase, with amino-acid sequence MSCFANGERIHLVDQKRRQYALTLKAGETYQFSGQKIAHDALIGRPDGSIVTLSGGKKMVALRPTFGDYVLKMPRGAQVLYPKDLALIPMWADVYPGARVFEAGTGSGALTMALLRSVGARGTVVTYEAREDFARTALTNIERYLGAPPNLVPLQRNVYEGIELLDDGVPFDRVVLDLPEPWQVVPHAAKALRSGGIYLSFVPTVPQVMQTVEALERTAVFEMIETFETLLRTWSVQGRSVRPDHRMVAHSGFITVARKVEPGLLGPTTERKVSADGGQEDTDEAEEEGSV; translated from the coding sequence ATGTCTTGCTTTGCCAATGGTGAACGTATCCATTTGGTCGACCAAAAAAGACGGCAGTACGCGCTCACGTTGAAAGCCGGCGAGACGTATCAATTCAGTGGACAGAAGATTGCCCATGATGCGCTGATCGGACGTCCCGACGGATCTATCGTCACTCTGTCCGGCGGCAAGAAAATGGTGGCGCTCCGACCCACGTTCGGGGACTACGTACTTAAGATGCCCCGAGGGGCTCAGGTTCTCTATCCCAAGGATTTGGCACTGATTCCAATGTGGGCCGATGTGTATCCAGGCGCCCGTGTGTTTGAGGCTGGCACAGGGTCTGGGGCATTGACCATGGCCTTGCTGCGGTCGGTTGGGGCGAGAGGAACGGTCGTGACCTACGAGGCCAGGGAAGACTTTGCGCGGACCGCCTTGACCAACATTGAACGTTATTTGGGAGCTCCACCCAATCTTGTTCCGTTGCAACGGAACGTCTATGAAGGGATCGAGTTGCTAGATGACGGGGTACCGTTCGATCGTGTCGTGCTTGACTTGCCGGAACCATGGCAGGTCGTCCCGCATGCAGCCAAAGCCCTTCGATCCGGCGGGATCTATCTGAGCTTTGTCCCTACCGTTCCGCAGGTCATGCAAACGGTGGAGGCACTTGAACGGACGGCCGTGTTCGAGATGATCGAAACGTTTGAGACCCTGTTGAGAACCTGGTCGGTGCAGGGTAGAAGTGTGCGTCCGGATCATCGCATGGTGGCTCATTCTGGGTTCATCACGGTGGCTCGTAAGGTCGAACCGGGGCTCCTGGGGCCAACGACTGAGAGAAAAGTATCTGCGGATGGAGGCCAAGAAGACACGGACGAAGCGGAAGAGGAAGGGAGCGTATGA
- a CDS encoding shikimate dehydrogenase, whose translation MDIDAHTQFCGVIGNPVGHSLSPAIHNAAFRKLGLNYVYLAWQVEAIGDAIKGLRALGNFRGASVTIPHKVAAISFLDQVDPTAQRIGAINTIVAEKAALTGYNTDATGALRALRQSGVELQGRRIVVLGSGGAARAIAFVLSAESGAEKLTLLGIDDSERTSLAQEVRAETMLTIEDFHLDETTLRRVLPDAHVLIHCTPVGMSPKIDVSCVPASLLHADLSVMDIVYNPLETRLLKDAKRAGCKTIAGLEMFLNQAVAQFELWTNQSAPVDVMRMVLESRFR comes from the coding sequence ATGGACATTGACGCGCACACACAGTTTTGCGGAGTGATCGGCAATCCGGTGGGTCATTCACTGTCGCCTGCCATTCACAATGCCGCGTTCCGCAAATTAGGGCTCAACTATGTGTACCTTGCCTGGCAGGTGGAAGCGATTGGCGATGCCATCAAAGGGCTTCGCGCACTGGGGAACTTCCGGGGAGCGAGCGTGACGATTCCTCATAAGGTGGCGGCGATTTCCTTTCTTGATCAGGTAGATCCGACGGCACAGCGAATCGGTGCGATCAACACCATTGTGGCCGAAAAGGCTGCGTTGACCGGGTACAATACAGATGCGACGGGTGCGCTAAGGGCGTTACGGCAAAGCGGCGTCGAGCTACAGGGCCGACGCATCGTCGTCCTTGGCTCCGGAGGGGCCGCTCGAGCGATCGCCTTCGTGCTGTCAGCGGAATCCGGTGCGGAGAAATTGACATTACTAGGCATTGATGATTCCGAGCGGACCAGTCTGGCTCAGGAGGTCCGCGCTGAGACAATGTTGACGATCGAGGATTTTCACCTTGACGAAACCACCCTTCGGCGAGTACTTCCCGACGCGCACGTGCTCATTCATTGCACTCCAGTCGGCATGTCTCCGAAAATCGATGTTTCTTGTGTCCCGGCTTCGCTTCTCCATGCCGATCTCTCCGTTATGGATATCGTCTATAATCCCCTCGAAACGAGATTGCTGAAAGATGCAAAACGTGCGGGGTGTAAGACGATTGCCGGGTTGGAGATGTTTCTCAATCAGGCTGTCGCTCAATTTGAGCTCTGGACCAATCAATCGGCTCCGGTTGATGTGATGCGCATGGTCTTGGAATCCCGCTTCCGATGA
- a CDS encoding shikimate kinase codes for MNVVLIGYRGTGKSTVGKILAARLGRVLVSTDAEIVKFVGQSIPEIVETNGWEYFRELETKVCQELSGRIGLVIDTGGGAILRPRNVEVLKETGKLFWLTASVNTIAKRIGQDSQRPSLTGSKSFVDEIEDVLCERTPKYEAAADYVIETDEKSVTQVTDEILARL; via the coding sequence ATGAATGTGGTCTTGATCGGCTATCGAGGTACGGGAAAGAGCACGGTCGGAAAGATCCTGGCGGCTCGACTCGGACGTGTCCTTGTGTCGACCGATGCGGAGATCGTGAAGTTCGTCGGTCAAAGCATTCCGGAAATCGTCGAAACAAATGGGTGGGAATACTTCCGTGAGCTCGAAACCAAAGTGTGCCAAGAACTGTCCGGCCGGATAGGGTTGGTGATTGATACGGGTGGGGGAGCAATCCTTCGACCACGAAATGTTGAAGTGTTGAAGGAAACCGGAAAGTTGTTCTGGTTGACCGCCTCGGTGAACACCATCGCAAAGCGTATCGGTCAGGACTCACAACGGCCTTCCCTTACGGGATCCAAATCTTTCGTGGATGAAATAGAAGATGTTCTTTGTGAGCGCACACCGAAGTATGAAGCCGCTGCGGATTATGTCATTGAGACGGACGAAAAGTCTGTCACGCAAGTAACCGATGAGATTTTGGCACGACTGTAG
- a CDS encoding peptide-methionine (S)-S-oxide reductase: MGDELASISPEKEVAILAGGCFWCLEAVYDQVKGVESVESGYIGGHLDHPTYEAVCGGQTGHAEAVRITFDPREVSYKELLEIFFVIHDPTTLNRQGNDTGTQYRSAIFYCDPLQLQTTETLIKTLTDEKLYNAPIVTQVVPAGQWYEAEPYHQEYFARNPFQGYCQFVVGPKVAKFRKQFAHRLKS; this comes from the coding sequence ATGGGCGACGAATTAGCATCAATCTCTCCTGAGAAAGAAGTCGCTATTCTGGCAGGGGGCTGTTTTTGGTGTCTTGAGGCGGTGTATGACCAGGTAAAAGGGGTGGAATCGGTCGAGTCCGGCTACATCGGAGGTCATCTGGACCACCCCACATACGAAGCCGTGTGTGGAGGGCAGACCGGTCATGCTGAAGCCGTACGTATCACCTTTGATCCTCGGGAGGTCTCCTATAAGGAGCTTCTCGAAATTTTTTTCGTCATTCATGATCCCACGACGCTCAATCGACAAGGCAACGATACGGGAACCCAATATCGTTCGGCCATTTTCTACTGCGATCCACTACAACTCCAGACGACCGAGACCTTGATCAAAACACTAACTGACGAGAAACTGTACAATGCTCCAATCGTCACTCAGGTCGTGCCCGCCGGACAATGGTATGAAGCGGAGCCCTATCATCAGGAATATTTTGCTCGAAATCCCTTCCAAGGGTACTGTCAGTTTGTGGTAGGTCCAAAAGTAGCCAAGTTTAGAAAACAGTTTGCCCACCGCCTCAAATCATAA
- a CDS encoding phosphate-binding protein: MKSSLGALALLATLASGLSSVYADDAIVLDPALKGYVKVTGVSGNVNSIGSDTLNNLMTLWAEGFRKQYPSVKIQIEGKGSSTAPPALIEGTAQLGPMSRAMKNTEIDAFERKFRYKPTAFPVAIDALAVYVNKDNSVRGFTMAQVDAIFSKTRRFGAPANLERWGQVGVKGEVADLPISIYGRNSASGTYGFFKEYALKNGDFKDEVKEQPGSASVVQGITEDQAGIGYSGIGYLTSGVRAIPLAEKEGAPFVEPSQANALNGSYPLWRHLLIYVNKAPNKPLDPLVKEFIKFVYSKEGQAIVIKDGFFPLPQSVIERELAKIE; the protein is encoded by the coding sequence ATGAAGAGCAGCCTGGGGGCACTAGCCCTCCTCGCGACGCTTGCATCAGGGCTTTCATCGGTCTATGCCGATGATGCAATTGTGTTGGATCCGGCTTTAAAAGGCTACGTCAAAGTCACCGGTGTATCCGGTAATGTCAATAGCATCGGTTCAGATACGCTCAACAATCTGATGACGCTCTGGGCCGAAGGGTTTCGTAAGCAATATCCCAGCGTCAAGATTCAAATCGAAGGGAAGGGATCGAGCACTGCACCTCCGGCCCTGATCGAGGGGACTGCGCAATTGGGGCCAATGTCTCGCGCGATGAAAAATACCGAGATCGATGCCTTTGAACGAAAATTCAGATATAAACCGACCGCGTTTCCGGTCGCTATCGACGCGCTGGCCGTCTATGTCAACAAGGACAACTCTGTCCGAGGATTCACGATGGCCCAAGTCGACGCGATTTTTTCGAAGACCCGTCGATTTGGCGCTCCGGCAAACCTCGAACGGTGGGGTCAGGTAGGAGTGAAGGGCGAAGTGGCGGATTTGCCGATCAGTATCTATGGCCGTAACTCAGCCTCCGGTACCTACGGATTTTTCAAGGAATATGCGCTGAAAAACGGCGACTTTAAGGATGAAGTGAAAGAACAGCCTGGCTCGGCATCCGTGGTGCAAGGTATCACGGAGGATCAAGCCGGTATCGGGTACAGTGGGATCGGCTATTTGACATCAGGAGTGCGGGCCATCCCATTAGCTGAAAAAGAGGGTGCGCCTTTCGTGGAGCCGTCGCAGGCCAATGCCCTGAACGGGTCCTATCCACTCTGGCGACATTTGTTGATCTACGTCAATAAAGCGCCCAACAAGCCGCTTGACCCGCTCGTGAAGGAGTTCATCAAGTTTGTGTACAGCAAAGAAGGGCAGGCGATCGTCATCAAGGACGGGTTCTTCCCTCTTCCGCAATCCGTGATTGAAAGAGAATTGGCAAAAATCGAGTAG
- a CDS encoding phosphate ABC transporter ATP-binding protein — protein MKAERMETSVSKVSSQHCVQENSKLRVQGFNFFYGPVQALFKIDLEIPEHQVTAFIGPSGCGKSTLLRCMNRLNDLIEGARHEGNILLDEIDIFDPLIDITDLRKRVGMVFQKSNPFPKSIHENVAYGPRLQGLKNRTVLEEIIERSLRGAGLWEEVKDRLHKSALGLSGGQQQRLCIARALAVKPDVLLMDEPCSALDPIATGVIEELLFSLKKELTVVIVTHNMQQAARVSDKTAFMYLGQLIEFGRTKQLFTNPSKKQTEDYITGRFG, from the coding sequence GTGAAAGCGGAGCGCATGGAAACGAGTGTTTCAAAGGTATCGTCTCAACACTGTGTGCAAGAGAACTCCAAACTTCGGGTGCAGGGCTTCAACTTCTTCTACGGTCCGGTTCAAGCGCTGTTCAAAATCGATCTGGAGATTCCCGAACATCAAGTGACCGCGTTCATCGGGCCATCCGGCTGCGGAAAGTCCACATTGCTGCGGTGCATGAATCGACTCAACGACCTTATCGAAGGCGCTCGGCACGAAGGCAATATTCTCTTGGATGAGATCGATATTTTTGATCCGCTGATCGATATCACGGACCTGCGAAAACGTGTAGGGATGGTGTTCCAAAAATCCAATCCCTTCCCCAAATCGATCCATGAAAATGTCGCCTATGGCCCCCGGTTGCAAGGCTTGAAGAATCGGACGGTGCTGGAAGAGATCATCGAGCGAAGTCTCCGAGGAGCCGGCTTATGGGAAGAAGTGAAGGATCGGCTCCATAAGAGCGCTCTTGGATTGTCCGGCGGTCAGCAGCAACGGCTCTGCATCGCGCGGGCGCTTGCCGTCAAGCCGGACGTCCTTCTGATGGATGAACCTTGTTCTGCGCTTGACCCGATCGCCACCGGGGTCATCGAGGAATTGTTGTTTTCGCTGAAGAAGGAATTGACCGTTGTCATCGTCACCCACAACATGCAGCAAGCCGCGCGGGTGTCGGATAAAACCGCATTCATGTACCTCGGCCAATTGATCGAGTTCGGTCGCACGAAGCAACTGTTCACGAACCCTTCAAAGAAGCAGACCGAAGACTATATTACCGGACGATTCGGGTGA
- a CDS encoding phosphate transport system regulatory protein PhoU, protein MIQRHFDEELAELKTKLARMAGLAEDQIDKALTALVTRDSALACQVIERDHKVNAMDVEIDEACIELLALHQPAARDLRLVTTAMKISTELERISDLSENVCERAIELNEEPQLKPYIDIPRMGNWTRIMVKESIDAFIKEDAVLARKVLGDDDVVDDLMEQLFRELLSFMIENPHTISRAIRLSFIAKYLERMADHATNIAELVVYLVEGKIIRHTSPPVAS, encoded by the coding sequence ATGATCCAACGGCATTTCGATGAAGAGCTGGCGGAACTCAAGACGAAACTGGCGCGGATGGCCGGTCTTGCCGAAGACCAAATCGACAAGGCCTTGACCGCGCTGGTAACACGCGACTCGGCCTTGGCTTGCCAGGTGATCGAGCGGGATCACAAAGTCAATGCGATGGACGTGGAGATCGACGAAGCATGCATCGAGCTGTTGGCACTCCACCAGCCTGCCGCGCGGGACTTGAGATTGGTGACGACGGCCATGAAGATCTCGACCGAACTCGAGCGCATCAGCGATCTGTCGGAGAACGTCTGCGAGCGTGCCATCGAGCTGAACGAAGAGCCGCAGCTGAAACCCTACATCGATATTCCGAGGATGGGCAACTGGACGCGAATCATGGTGAAGGAAAGTATCGATGCCTTCATCAAGGAGGATGCCGTCCTGGCCAGGAAAGTGCTCGGGGATGATGATGTGGTCGATGATCTGATGGAGCAGCTGTTCCGTGAGCTGCTCTCGTTCATGATCGAAAATCCCCACACGATTTCCCGTGCCATTCGTCTCAGTTTCATCGCCAAGTATTTGGAGCGAATGGCCGACCACGCCACCAATATTGCGGAATTGGTGGTCTATCTGGTGGAAGGCAAGATCATCCGCCACACGTCACCGCCGGTGGCATCTTGA
- a CDS encoding heme biosynthesis protein, which yields MPKPLPIFNGPSTTLGSLQQQISQFFTPTPKGDGPSDGRTVDDFKPYLVALNLTKRCNLKCDHCYLDATTKAAGGDDELTTEECYRLIEQIAEVNKGCLLVITGGEPLVRPDILDIARYAVKLGFMVVFGTNGMLIDDRMAKTLVEIGVMGVGISIDSLQAAKHDAFRGVPGAWEAAVAGIEASKRNGLQFQVHFSAQPMNYQELPEVIAWAHQLGARVLNVFFMVCTGRGEELTDITPAQYEEVLGYLIDCQDNYKGMLVRARCAPHFKRLAYEKDPNSPITKATGYMGGGCLAGTNYARVTPNGELTPCPYMPLSAGNIRQQSFVDLWERSDVFNSFRYPQLKGKCGDCEYSDICGGCRARPYVDHGDWLDEDQWCLYTPKGGEKIKVAFNVSEEADVTWDEASALRLSRIPYFLRAMVKKGVEKHARENNVPLITVELMEELRKKRFGNDAPVFKF from the coding sequence ATGCCAAAGCCTCTCCCTATCTTCAACGGCCCTTCAACCACTCTGGGGTCGTTGCAGCAGCAAATTTCCCAGTTCTTCACTCCCACTCCGAAAGGTGATGGTCCGTCCGACGGCCGGACGGTGGACGACTTCAAACCTTACCTCGTCGCGCTAAACCTCACGAAGCGTTGCAACCTCAAATGCGATCACTGTTATCTGGATGCCACGACCAAAGCGGCGGGCGGTGACGATGAACTCACGACAGAAGAATGTTACCGGCTCATCGAGCAAATCGCGGAGGTGAACAAGGGATGCCTCCTTGTGATCACCGGTGGCGAGCCCCTTGTTCGGCCTGACATCCTCGACATCGCTCGTTACGCGGTGAAACTCGGCTTTATGGTGGTCTTCGGGACAAATGGGATGCTGATCGATGATCGAATGGCCAAGACCCTTGTCGAGATCGGGGTGATGGGCGTCGGGATCAGTATCGATTCGTTACAGGCTGCCAAGCACGATGCCTTTCGAGGAGTACCTGGCGCGTGGGAAGCGGCGGTCGCGGGGATTGAGGCCAGCAAGCGGAATGGTCTCCAATTCCAAGTGCATTTCAGCGCGCAGCCGATGAACTATCAGGAATTACCCGAGGTCATCGCCTGGGCACATCAGCTCGGTGCCCGTGTGCTCAACGTCTTTTTCATGGTCTGTACCGGACGGGGCGAAGAATTGACGGACATTACTCCGGCTCAATACGAAGAAGTGCTCGGCTACCTAATTGATTGTCAGGATAATTACAAAGGCATGTTGGTTCGCGCCCGCTGTGCCCCACACTTCAAGCGGTTGGCGTACGAGAAAGATCCCAACTCCCCGATCACGAAGGCGACCGGGTATATGGGAGGTGGATGCCTGGCCGGGACGAACTATGCTCGAGTGACGCCCAACGGCGAGCTGACTCCCTGTCCCTATATGCCGCTGTCGGCAGGGAATATTCGCCAACAGAGCTTCGTTGATCTCTGGGAACGCTCCGATGTCTTCAATTCATTCCGCTATCCTCAGCTGAAGGGGAAATGCGGCGACTGCGAGTACAGCGACATCTGTGGAGGCTGCCGTGCCCGTCCCTATGTGGACCATGGCGACTGGCTGGATGAAGATCAGTGGTGCCTCTACACCCCGAAAGGCGGCGAAAAGATCAAAGTGGCGTTCAATGTTTCGGAAGAGGCGGACGTGACATGGGACGAGGCCTCAGCGCTCCGACTGAGCCGGATCCCCTACTTCCTCCGCGCCATGGTAAAGAAAGGCGTGGAGAAGCACGCCCGCGAAAACAATGTCCCGCTCATCACCGTCGAACTCATGGAAGAACTGCGCAAGAAGCGATTCGGTAATGACGCGCCTGTGTTTAAATTTTAG
- a CDS encoding universal stress protein UspA has protein sequence MYKTIYVPVDNSDHSNTAVDIGVHLAKTFGSKIVGSHVYAAKMHDKRFKQMEAGLPEEYHDEKELDRQRQIHDSLITRGLQIITDSYLDYVDKKCHEANLQIERRSLEGRNWKVLAEDINTNGYDLVIMGALGVGAVKDSVIGSNTERVVRRVRNSDMLIIKNVQPITGGKIVVAVDGSPYSFGGLMTGLALGKALNMPVEAISAFDPYFHYAAFHSISGVLNEEAGKVFRFKEQEKLHEEIIDSGLAKIYQSHLDISREIAQAEQTDLKTTLLDGKAFEKIIQYVRKDVPALLIVGRIGVHSDDDMDVGSNTENLLRSAPCNVLISNRKYVPPIDTQAEYTIAWTEEALRRMEKIPVFARGVAKTAIHRYAIEKGHTIISNTVVDAAVGHILPKGAMDAMRALGGSLDAAGIDRDKMQADEAVTKDLMGPTLSGIMTQIVEERPKEVNASTQAYLDRMGQTYFVCDGCGYIGKGDTPVRCPVCSADGTKFKQVDKKIFEVAATAEGELETDVAYDDVPMQWTKDAKEAIRAVPAGFQRRRAKARIEKSARKLGMTTITLEYAAPMIKEAASEDYTPIFSNKGTGTSAAAEATLEAAHGTSGNGTNGHAEPASPYTWTSDAQARLDRAPEGFMRDCTKALILKHAEKIGATVITLEVANEGIEQAKGYMAEAMKTGNLKDMIADLTGKSST, from the coding sequence ATGTATAAGACCATTTATGTTCCGGTCGATAACTCCGACCATTCCAATACCGCGGTGGATATCGGCGTCCACTTGGCCAAAACCTTCGGCTCAAAAATCGTGGGAAGCCACGTCTATGCGGCGAAGATGCATGACAAGCGCTTCAAGCAAATGGAAGCGGGTCTGCCGGAGGAATACCATGATGAGAAAGAGCTCGACCGTCAGCGTCAGATCCATGATTCGCTGATCACCCGCGGGCTTCAAATCATCACCGATTCCTACCTCGACTACGTCGACAAGAAATGTCACGAAGCGAACCTCCAGATCGAACGACGATCGCTTGAGGGGCGAAATTGGAAGGTGCTGGCCGAGGACATCAACACCAACGGCTATGATCTCGTCATCATGGGGGCCTTGGGAGTCGGTGCAGTCAAGGACAGCGTCATCGGCAGCAACACCGAGCGCGTGGTCCGCCGCGTCCGCAACTCCGACATGCTGATCATCAAGAACGTTCAGCCGATCACGGGAGGCAAGATCGTCGTCGCCGTCGACGGCAGCCCCTATTCCTTCGGCGGGCTGATGACCGGCCTCGCGCTCGGCAAGGCACTCAACATGCCGGTCGAAGCCATCTCCGCCTTTGACCCCTATTTCCACTACGCGGCCTTCCACAGCATTTCCGGGGTCCTGAACGAAGAAGCCGGCAAAGTGTTTCGTTTCAAGGAGCAAGAGAAGCTGCACGAGGAGATCATCGACAGCGGCTTGGCCAAGATCTATCAGTCTCATTTGGACATTTCCCGTGAAATCGCCCAGGCCGAACAGACGGACTTGAAAACCACGTTGCTGGACGGCAAGGCCTTCGAAAAAATCATTCAGTATGTCCGCAAAGATGTGCCGGCCTTGCTCATCGTCGGACGCATCGGCGTCCACAGCGACGACGACATGGATGTCGGCAGCAACACGGAAAACCTGCTCCGGAGCGCGCCGTGCAACGTGCTGATCTCCAACCGCAAATATGTTCCCCCGATCGACACGCAAGCCGAGTACACGATCGCCTGGACGGAAGAAGCCTTGCGACGGATGGAAAAGATCCCGGTCTTTGCGCGAGGCGTGGCCAAGACCGCCATTCATCGGTATGCCATCGAAAAGGGCCATACCATCATCAGTAATACCGTTGTGGACGCCGCGGTCGGGCATATTCTTCCTAAAGGCGCCATGGACGCGATGCGCGCGCTTGGTGGGAGTCTGGACGCCGCCGGTATCGACCGCGATAAGATGCAGGCAGACGAAGCCGTGACGAAGGATCTCATGGGTCCGACCTTGAGCGGAATCATGACTCAGATCGTTGAAGAAAGGCCGAAAGAGGTCAATGCGTCCACGCAGGCCTATCTGGATCGCATGGGCCAAACCTATTTCGTCTGCGACGGCTGCGGTTACATCGGAAAGGGCGACACCCCCGTCAGATGTCCCGTGTGCAGTGCGGACGGAACGAAATTTAAGCAAGTCGACAAAAAGATTTTCGAAGTGGCCGCGACGGCTGAAGGCGAGCTGGAAACGGACGTGGCCTACGACGACGTGCCGATGCAATGGACCAAGGATGCGAAAGAAGCGATCCGCGCGGTACCGGCCGGCTTTCAGCGAAGGCGGGCGAAGGCCAGGATCGAAAAGAGCGCGCGGAAGTTGGGGATGACGACCATCACACTGGAATATGCTGCGCCGATGATCAAGGAAGCGGCTTCCGAAGACTATACACCCATTTTCTCCAACAAGGGCACCGGCACATCGGCGGCGGCGGAAGCGACACTTGAAGCGGCACATGGGACGAGCGGGAACGGTACGAACGGCCATGCCGAACCGGCCTCGCCGTACACCTGGACGAGTGATGCGCAGGCCAGATTGGATCGGGCTCCGGAAGGGTTCATGCGCGATTGCACCAAGGCGCTGATTCTCAAGCATGCCGAGAAAATCGGGGCGACCGTGATCACGCTCGAAGTCGCGAACGAAGGCATCGAACAGGCGAAGGGGTACATGGCGGAAGCCATGAAGACCGGCAATCTCAAGGATATGATCGCCGACCTGACCGGCAAGTCTTCGACTTGA